From Candidatus Hydrogenedens sp., the proteins below share one genomic window:
- the ribE gene encoding 6,7-dimethyl-8-ribityllumazine synthase, translated as MPKIVQGNLIPQNKKFGIIASRFNEFIVQKLLDGALDVLKRHGVPDEMITVVWVPGSFEIPLIAQKMAESQKYDAIIALGCVIRGGTPHFEYIAAETTKGIGQVSLNTGVPVIFGVLTTDSIEQAIERAGTKAGNKGAHSALTALEMVSIVEQLNSC; from the coding sequence TTCCACAAAACAAAAAATTTGGGATTATTGCATCGCGCTTTAACGAATTTATAGTTCAAAAACTACTGGATGGGGCTTTAGATGTCCTCAAAAGGCATGGTGTTCCTGATGAAATGATTACTGTTGTCTGGGTACCGGGCTCCTTTGAAATACCATTGATTGCTCAAAAAATGGCAGAATCCCAAAAATACGACGCTATTATTGCTTTAGGATGTGTTATTCGAGGAGGAACACCTCACTTTGAGTATATTGCCGCAGAAACTACAAAAGGAATAGGGCAGGTATCTTTAAATACCGGTGTCCCGGTTATTTTTGGAGTTTTAACTACGGATAGTATTGAGCAGGCAATTGAACGAGCAGGGACAAAAGCAGGAAATAAAGGGGCTCATTCAGCCTTAACTGCTTTAGAAATGGTTTCAATTGTGGAGCAATTGAATTCATGTTAG